The Zea mays cultivar B73 chromosome 7, Zm-B73-REFERENCE-NAM-5.0, whole genome shotgun sequence DNA segment CCTGTTACCAATgtattggatgagattggaaaaaattaagatGAAGATTGACTTGCTTGTGATTTAAACACATTCAATCCTACTCAATCCATATGAATTGGGAGCTAACCGAACAAACCATTAGTGGTGGCAATTACTAGAGACAATGATAGATTTCAGCACTAATAATGTGTTTGGCCCAGGGTACAAAGTACTTCACAGTTTTTTTTTTGCATATGGTATATTATTTCTTAAAGTTATGATTACCTTATTATACTATAACAAATAGAATCATTCTACTAAATCTTTACAACTAATTAAGCACTcattgtaggcgtccacactcGGCTGTGTTCTGCCTCCGACTCGGTCACGATAGCCTCTCCATCCCGCATTCCCGCGGCCGCCACCTCCAGAATCTCGGTCGCGATAGCATCCCGCAGCCGCCATAATCCCCCTAATCTCGCGCTCCCCTATGCTCCGCGGCCTCTACATTTCACGCAGCCGATCTCTGCTCCCTGCGCCGTGTTCGTTCGTGAGGTTGGGACCGATGATGGCGGCGACGGGGCGGCCTCCGATTTCTGCGCGGCGTCCACATGCGGCTATGTTCTGCCTCTCCATCCCGCGGCCGCCACCTGATCTCGCGTCGCGCGTCCCCACCACGCCCGCCGCACACGCCGCGATGAGATCCTGGATCCCCTGCGACATCCTCCTCCACCGCGCCATGGCCGCCCCCGACGTCCTCGCGTGCCGCTCCCCGAGGTGGCGGGCATGGTGCGCGCGGCCATCGCGGGGGTCACGACGGCGGCGCGGTTCCAGGAGCTGGTAGACTGGATGGAGGAGCGGAAGGCGGCattcagggacgacgacaagtggACAGAGACGGTGAATCTGGGGCTCGGGAGCCCCGCGCTCTTCATGTTCGGGTTGCTTCAGTTCGCCATCGACAGGGACCTCGGGTTCGGGAAGCCCAGCCTCGTGCTGCCCTGGGTGCGCCATGGTCGGCTGGGGTCCGCGTCCGTGACGGTGGTGCCCTACCCCAGCGGCGACGGGTCGTGGTTCTTCGGCGGCACTAGGATGTGGTCGCGGCTCATGGAGGTGGTCGAATCCGACCCTTTGATGAAGCCGGCAGCGAACCCGGGAATGGTGACACCGGCGGGATCCCGTCTGTgaccctaaaccgacgggaactGTGAGCTCGCGCTGGCGGTACCTGCCATTACGGTGTACGGGTATCGTCGCCATCATCATCCAGATCCAGGTGAGACCCCATCCCTTGGCCCCTGCGCTTCGCATGTGGACATGGGTGTGAAATTGTTTGGGAGCTATGGAGAGCGTTACCATGTCCATGCCGTCGTTGGACCTGTCCGTGGGCAGGATTCGTGAGTAGAGCTCCCTCGGCAGGCCATCGCTGGGCCTCTACCTCCTCAGTGGCTGCTCGTTCGGGCTGTCGTACCAGATGCCAGCGCTCGTGACGGAAATGGAGCACCCCTTGATAGTTGACATGGCGGCGTGTGCCATGGACGAGCTCATCTGGCTCGCCCAAGCCGGCAAGCAAATCTGGGTCAAGGGAATGCGGATGACGCGAGGGATTTCTCAGCTCAGACGCCTACCGATCTGTTTATTTCCTACAAACGCTCCCCAAAAGTTCCAAATGATTCTTCCGCCTCTGCCAAGTTCCCCAGAATCCCCAGGTTGATGCTGCCCCTGCCCATCGATTGGATCTTGTTCGATTTCTCTGTTCTGCAGATCCTGTGTGCATCCGCTCCAGGTAGTGGCCCTTTGCTCGGCTCCCTTCCTCCTTCGTCCATGCTTTGATGGTTCAATCCACGCTAATTTTGAGTTCTCGCCCCTGTCTAGCGTCAAAGACTAGCTAGAACTTGAATTTCCTGTTGCATGGTTCATTTTTATCTACTGTTAATACATCACATTCTTATGAAGCCGTACAACTCTTTTTTCCTACAATGGTAACCTAATGATTATCTGAGCACAGTACTTATTACTACAATGGTATATATGTGCTATAGGTATCACAAGTAATACCAATGGTCACATCAATTAGAAATCCTTACACATATCGAACTCAATAACCTGGTGTGCCCTCGCCCAATGTATACGAGCAATGCAAAGGACGAGAGCCTAATTGATAAGCAACTAACAATTATTTCTGGAGTGGGATGTACGCACTACATCCGTAGTGGAAATAAGATTAGGTCATGTGATTCCAAGTATACAATAAAAAGAAAAGGTATGGAGAATATCGTAGGAAACTGTATTAAAAACATCATCGTGAACATAACAGTCCAATGCAAAGAAAGAAGAACCAACTAAAACTCAACTTAatcatgcatatatatatatagttattagCACATATGTACTTCACTAGGAGTTAAGGAGAGGCTCATGCATGATCACCGCCTACTCGTGCTTAGCTTTTGATCATTAAGTTATGTAATTAAATATTTATAGGAATAGTAATTTGTCTAAATGTTCAAGGAAAAAAATAAGAGCAGCTAGCTCCTATCTCACGTGTCGTCAAACAATAAGGACAAGTTCAGAAGCCAAGGAGAAGTCAAAAAGAAGAATATAGAAAACTCAAGTGACCTGACCTACAGTTGGTTGCTTCTAAGATAGATATCAGAATTCAGAAGCAAGTTCTTCTTACCTTTTTCCTGGCCTCAGCCTCGTCCTTCTCTGCTTCCAAAGCTTTATGTTTCTCATCTAATTTTGTGTAGAACTGGGTAATAACAACACTGTCACTACCAGACCCTTTTTGGAACAGAAGTGCTTGCTAGGAGATACCTGGGTAATAACAACACTGGGTATGAAGCTACGTATATCCTTCAAAACCACAGTTACACAATGGCGCCACATGTTTTTTTCAGAAAGAATGGAGGGGGTATTCC contains these protein-coding regions:
- the LOC103632787 gene encoding uncharacterized protein, coding for MVRAAIAGVTTAARFQELVDWMEERKAAFRDDDKWTETVNLGLGSPALFMFGLLQFAIDRDLGFGKPSLVLPWVRHGRLGSASVTVVPYPSGDGSWFFGGTRMWSRLMEVVESDPLMKPAANPGMVTPAGSRL